Within the Gammaproteobacteria bacterium genome, the region CACCGGCGGATTGGGTTTGATTGTGCCATCGGCTTCGACCGGCGTGTTTTGCCAGAGATTGAACGGCGCCGGCAGTTCGACGGGTTTCAGACCCAGCTCGACCATCGCTTCCCAGAAATTGTCGGTGCAGTTGCGGTGATACTTCTTGCAGCCCAGTAACTCGTAGCGGTAGCGGTCGCAGGCCGCGAGCAGGGTGTCGTGCGCGCCCGGCGCGGTATCCTCCATGATTTTCAGGATCGGCCGGCGCCGGTTGGTCACCATCACG harbors:
- a CDS encoding urea carboxylase-associated family protein, which produces VMVTNRRRPILKIMEDTAPGAHDTLLAACDRYRYELLGCKKYHRNCTDNFWEAMVELGLKPVELPAPFNLWQNTPVEADGTIKPNPPVSKKGDYIVMRAEMDLVICLSACPQDITSICGNRPRNAHFEIL